A genomic segment from Pseudoxanthomonas sp. CF385 encodes:
- a CDS encoding DUF72 domain-containing protein: MAASMTAARTRLRIGCAGWSIPAPQRGLFGEGETALERYATLFDAAEINSSFYRPHQAKTYDRWAQAVPRHFQFSVKIPKSISHEARLQGCGELLDQFIGEVEGLGSKLGALLVQLPPSLGFDARVASTFFAMVRRRTSAQIVCEPRHRTWFEANADLALKRYEISRAGADPAITGEAATPGPFGRLRYWRWHGSPRMYYSSYSEDALAALADQVRGQLSKRISAWVIFDNTAHGYATANAARLKTLLSADLKGEP; encoded by the coding sequence ATGGCGGCTTCCATGACCGCGGCTAGGACTCGCCTGCGGATTGGGTGCGCAGGGTGGAGCATTCCTGCCCCCCAGCGCGGTCTCTTCGGTGAAGGTGAGACCGCGCTGGAGCGCTATGCAACGCTGTTCGATGCAGCTGAAATCAATTCCTCGTTCTATCGTCCCCATCAGGCCAAGACCTACGATCGCTGGGCGCAGGCGGTCCCTCGCCATTTTCAGTTCTCTGTAAAGATACCGAAATCCATCAGCCACGAAGCGCGGCTGCAAGGCTGCGGCGAACTCTTGGATCAATTCATTGGTGAAGTTGAGGGGCTCGGTAGCAAACTCGGCGCTCTCCTTGTGCAGTTGCCGCCCTCACTGGGGTTCGATGCACGAGTGGCGTCCACGTTCTTTGCCATGGTCCGTAGACGAACGTCAGCGCAGATTGTCTGTGAGCCACGCCATCGCACCTGGTTTGAAGCCAACGCTGACCTTGCTCTCAAGCGATACGAGATCAGTCGAGCCGGTGCGGACCCTGCGATCACTGGCGAAGCCGCCACACCAGGTCCCTTTGGGCGACTCCGCTACTGGAGGTGGCATGGATCGCCTCGGATGTATTACAGCAGTTACAGCGAAGATGCGTTGGCGGCATTGGCCGATCAAGTACGCGGCCAACTTTCAAAGCGGATATCGGCATGGGTCATCTTCGATAACACGGCCCACGGGTATGCCACTGCCAATGCGGCACGCTTGAAAACGCTGTTGTCAGCCGATCTAAAGGGTGAGCCCTGA
- a CDS encoding DNA-formamidopyrimidine glycosylase family protein has product MPEVPSILILRQEAARFRGKTVRSVSGNSTLDIERMQGRRIVSVRSWGKHFLLEFSGFSLRIHLMMFGSYRIDEKKAGAEPRLSLRFDKGEINFYTCSLKYIEGPLEEAYDWSGDVLSDQWSPKKARAKLKEIPDTLVCDALLDQNIFAGVGNIIKNEVLYRIRVQPASLVGDLPPRKLGEMIKQARQYSFDFLEWKKAFVLKKHWSVHTKRVCPSCGQLLTKAYLGKTQRRSFFCERCQVLY; this is encoded by the coding sequence ATGCCGGAAGTTCCTTCCATCCTCATTCTCCGTCAGGAGGCTGCACGATTTAGAGGTAAGACGGTGCGTTCAGTGAGTGGGAACAGCACCCTGGACATTGAGCGCATGCAGGGCAGGCGGATTGTCTCCGTGCGCAGTTGGGGCAAGCATTTCTTGCTCGAGTTCTCCGGCTTTAGCCTGCGCATTCATCTGATGATGTTCGGTTCCTACAGAATCGATGAAAAGAAGGCAGGCGCAGAACCACGGCTGTCCCTTCGCTTTGATAAGGGTGAGATCAATTTCTACACGTGTTCCTTGAAATACATCGAAGGTCCGCTCGAGGAGGCCTACGATTGGAGCGGCGATGTGCTGTCCGATCAATGGAGTCCAAAAAAGGCTAGAGCAAAGCTGAAAGAGATCCCCGATACGCTGGTATGCGATGCCCTGTTAGATCAGAACATCTTTGCTGGCGTGGGCAACATCATCAAGAACGAAGTGCTGTATCGCATCCGGGTCCAGCCAGCCAGCCTGGTGGGGGACCTGCCTCCCCGGAAATTGGGCGAGATGATCAAGCAGGCGCGCCAATACAGTTTCGACTTCCTGGAGTGGAAGAAGGCCTTCGTTCTGAAGAAGCACTGGTCGGTGCACACCAAACGGGTTTGCCCTAGTTGTGGTCAGCTCTTGACCAAAGCCTATCTGGGCAAGACACAGCGGCGAAGCTTCTTCTGTGAGCGCTGCCAGGTTCTCTACTAG
- a CDS encoding zinc-dependent alcohol dehydrogenase produces the protein MKALTYHGSHDVRVEEVPDPSLVQNDDIILRVTATAICGSDLHLYRGKIPALKDGDILGHEFMGIVEEVGSGVTELSVGDRVVIPFVIACGKCFHCLLDEYSACETTNTGKGAALNQKGIKPPAALFGYTHLYGGVPGGQAEFVRVPKANVGPLRIPDALSDEQVLFLSDILPTGYQAVLNAGIGKGSSLAIFGAGPVGLMSAACARMLGAEQIFMVDELQYRLDFAVQAYGVIPINMKDVDDPAELIMQQTNGRGVDATVDAVGFEAKGSTTETILTNLKIEGSSGAALRQCIAATRRCGTVSVPGVYAGFIHAFMFGDAFDKGLTFKMGQTHAQALMPELLEHVGNGLIKPEIIISHRMSLADAAKGYATFDKAEDDCRKVVLTP, from the coding sequence ATGAAAGCTCTTACCTATCACGGCTCGCACGACGTTCGCGTTGAGGAAGTGCCCGATCCGAGTCTCGTTCAGAACGACGACATCATTCTGCGGGTCACCGCCACCGCCATTTGCGGCTCAGACCTTCACCTCTATCGCGGCAAGATTCCCGCCCTCAAGGATGGCGACATCCTAGGTCACGAGTTCATGGGGATCGTGGAGGAGGTCGGCAGTGGTGTCACCGAGCTGTCTGTGGGCGATCGGGTAGTCATTCCCTTCGTGATCGCATGCGGCAAGTGCTTCCATTGCCTACTCGACGAATATTCGGCGTGCGAGACCACCAACACAGGAAAAGGCGCGGCGCTCAACCAGAAGGGGATCAAGCCCCCGGCCGCCCTCTTCGGCTATACCCACCTCTACGGGGGGGTGCCAGGAGGGCAAGCAGAGTTCGTGCGGGTCCCCAAGGCCAACGTGGGGCCGCTAAGGATTCCAGACGCCCTGTCCGATGAACAGGTTCTGTTCCTTTCAGACATCCTGCCCACTGGGTATCAGGCGGTGCTCAACGCCGGCATCGGAAAAGGCTCCTCCCTTGCCATCTTCGGTGCCGGACCCGTGGGTTTGATGTCTGCCGCATGCGCACGAATGTTGGGTGCGGAACAGATCTTCATGGTGGATGAGTTGCAGTATCGGCTCGACTTCGCCGTTCAAGCGTATGGCGTCATCCCCATTAATATGAAAGACGTCGATGACCCCGCTGAGCTGATCATGCAGCAGACGAATGGTCGTGGCGTGGACGCCACCGTGGACGCCGTAGGCTTCGAAGCTAAAGGCAGCACCACGGAAACCATCCTGACCAACCTCAAGATCGAGGGCAGCAGCGGTGCCGCTCTGCGCCAGTGCATTGCTGCCACCCGCCGATGCGGCACGGTAAGCGTGCCGGGCGTCTATGCAGGCTTCATCCATGCGTTCATGTTTGGGGACGCCTTCGACAAGGGCCTGACCTTCAAGATGGGCCAGACCCATGCCCAGGCGCTCATGCCTGAGCTGCTGGAACACGTAGGCAACGGCCTCATCAAACCGGAGATCATCATCTCGCATCGGATGAGCTTGGCAGACGCCGCCAAAGGCTACGCTACGTTCGATAAGGCAGAGGACGACTGCAGGAAGGTTGTCTTAACCCCATAG
- a CDS encoding SOS response-associated peptidase, protein MRRFAQALATSEVLPEGLPEVLASALIDGPDRYNVAKGKPALVLAMDAQGKLCVAEMIWGLIPRWSKEPATPYTTVTARLERAPRSRIFAQAWKERPCVVPMTGYYKWDRQRKPPWPRFIQRQDGLTLLAAGLWETWLGEEGAFLHSFALLTGPNPSIPLPLTPDGPVFLDTDQALRWLRGSLSTPRSLMRHAQRPLLESYPVTRAIGDPTREDYTLLEPVDPDLQRTTMEDDFDEVDGD, encoded by the coding sequence ATGCGCCGCTTCGCTCAAGCATTAGCAACTTCAGAAGTTCTTCCCGAAGGTTTGCCCGAGGTCTTGGCTAGTGCGCTGATAGATGGCCCAGATCGTTATAACGTGGCCAAAGGAAAACCGGCGTTGGTGCTGGCCATGGATGCGCAAGGAAAACTGTGCGTCGCGGAGATGATCTGGGGCCTAATACCGCGCTGGTCCAAAGAACCGGCAACCCCCTACACCACTGTTACAGCTCGGCTTGAGCGCGCTCCAAGAAGCCGAATATTTGCTCAGGCCTGGAAAGAACGACCCTGCGTTGTTCCGATGACCGGGTATTACAAATGGGATCGGCAGCGTAAGCCACCGTGGCCGCGTTTCATCCAGCGGCAGGACGGCTTAACACTGTTAGCTGCTGGCCTGTGGGAAACCTGGCTAGGGGAAGAAGGAGCGTTTCTGCACAGCTTCGCGCTATTGACCGGACCCAATCCTTCGATTCCCCTCCCGCTTACCCCTGATGGTCCCGTGTTCCTCGACACGGACCAAGCGCTGCGCTGGCTGCGAGGCTCGCTGTCTACTCCCCGCAGTTTGATGCGGCATGCCCAGCGCCCACTGCTGGAGAGCTATCCCGTCACTCGCGCCATAGGAGACCCGACGCGAGAAGACTACACACTGCTCGAACCAGTAGATCCAGACTTGCAGCGGACTACTATGGAAGATGACTTTGACGAGGTGGATGGTGACTAA
- a CDS encoding catalase family protein, translated as MIEAPKQIQYVGIHMPALQDPVLYHSELEQIQEGESAAIEELKEVFVRMASTVAEHEGQAHRAVHAKGQALLRAAFKVHADLPPELAQGLFSSPGRYQALIRFSSPPAEQLPDSVSTPRAVAIKIIGVEGERLPDSFPGKTQDFLLVNGPTFTAPTPAKFLGPAKLLASTTEKMPRTKTVISATLRGAEAALDALGAPSDKLKALGGEPQRHPLGETYFTQVPFLYGRYIAKFSLAPSDNALLALEGAPISSSPDTQREAIDQLTSALDHDLTWEFRVQLCRNLSDMPLEDASVPWSEEESPWLTVATVYVPPQRGWSDAAAQQEVGLAFAPWNCLAAHRPLGGVNRARREVMAASREFRSAFNRCPITEPHGFDPTARGVDGDDIDLSAETPQRD; from the coding sequence TTGATTGAGGCTCCCAAGCAAATCCAATACGTGGGGATTCATATGCCCGCCTTACAAGACCCCGTGCTTTATCACTCCGAGTTGGAGCAGATCCAAGAAGGAGAAAGCGCTGCTATCGAGGAGCTGAAAGAAGTTTTCGTGCGCATGGCTAGCACGGTGGCCGAACATGAGGGGCAGGCCCATCGAGCAGTTCACGCCAAAGGTCAGGCGCTCTTGCGAGCAGCCTTTAAGGTTCATGCCGACCTGCCACCTGAGCTCGCTCAAGGTCTGTTCTCGTCTCCTGGCCGGTATCAGGCGCTGATTCGCTTCTCCTCCCCTCCTGCAGAACAGTTGCCAGATTCGGTTTCAACACCCCGAGCTGTGGCAATAAAGATCATCGGTGTGGAAGGTGAGCGGCTACCGGATAGTTTTCCTGGAAAGACCCAAGATTTCCTGCTGGTCAACGGACCTACATTTACAGCACCTACTCCAGCCAAGTTCTTGGGCCCAGCAAAACTGCTAGCCTCCACGACAGAGAAAATGCCACGAACGAAGACGGTGATATCCGCCACGCTGCGAGGGGCCGAAGCAGCACTGGATGCTTTAGGCGCACCCAGTGACAAATTGAAAGCATTGGGAGGTGAGCCCCAGCGTCATCCCCTTGGCGAGACCTATTTCACACAGGTGCCGTTCCTCTACGGGCGCTACATAGCCAAATTCTCACTCGCGCCGTCTGACAATGCACTGCTTGCATTGGAAGGAGCCCCGATCTCAAGCTCGCCCGACACCCAGCGAGAGGCTATTGATCAACTCACCAGCGCCCTGGATCACGATCTGACGTGGGAGTTTCGTGTGCAGTTGTGCCGAAACCTCAGCGACATGCCATTGGAAGATGCTTCGGTGCCTTGGTCGGAAGAGGAGAGCCCATGGCTGACAGTGGCCACCGTGTATGTGCCGCCTCAGCGGGGATGGTCTGACGCAGCAGCGCAGCAGGAGGTCGGTCTGGCCTTTGCTCCATGGAATTGCTTGGCGGCCCATCGCCCGTTGGGTGGCGTCAACCGAGCTAGGCGCGAGGTTATGGCGGCGTCCAGGGAGTTTCGTAGCGCCTTCAACCGATGTCCTATTACCGAGCCCCACGGATTCGATCCAACAGCGCGTGGAGTTGATGGCGACGACATCGATCTATCGGCGGAAACTCCGCAGCGGGACTGA
- a CDS encoding NAD(P)H-hydrate dehydratase produces MSNRSTVLIKATLLKGWPLPSPEGSKGKDDRGRVVVIAGSPQVPGAALLAGEAALRSGAGKLQLGVPAQVASALALALPEAKVMPLPTTNAGGCRPTPALELACSYADSILIGPGMDDTPTLRRLISRIAGHAKCTVVADAGAIAAFDQTQTFSATPILTPHAGEMASLINANLEEVQARPDEVAIQLAVRAGIIVVLKGPRTWIADPDGRLWRHDGGCHGLGTSGSGDVLCGIIAGLVARGAEPVQAAVWGVYLHGRAGESLARSIGSLGLLARELPIEVPAILDSLAPPQG; encoded by the coding sequence ATGAGCAACCGCAGCACGGTCTTAATCAAAGCAACCCTGCTTAAGGGATGGCCCCTACCCTCGCCAGAAGGCAGCAAAGGCAAGGACGACCGAGGGCGCGTGGTAGTCATTGCGGGATCTCCTCAAGTTCCTGGCGCAGCCTTGTTGGCGGGCGAGGCCGCGTTGAGGTCTGGGGCCGGCAAACTCCAACTGGGGGTGCCCGCCCAGGTTGCTTCCGCGCTGGCACTGGCCTTGCCAGAAGCCAAGGTGATGCCACTGCCTACTACCAACGCGGGGGGATGCCGGCCCACCCCGGCGCTGGAGCTTGCCTGTTCCTACGCTGATTCAATTCTGATTGGCCCGGGTATGGATGACACCCCCACCCTTAGGCGTCTTATCAGTAGGATCGCGGGACACGCAAAATGCACGGTCGTTGCCGACGCGGGGGCGATAGCAGCGTTCGATCAAACCCAAACATTCTCTGCCACACCGATCCTCACACCCCACGCAGGTGAAATGGCTTCGCTCATCAATGCTAACCTGGAGGAGGTTCAAGCTAGGCCGGATGAGGTCGCAATCCAGCTGGCCGTTCGAGCGGGCATCATCGTCGTCTTGAAAGGTCCTCGCACATGGATAGCAGATCCGGACGGACGGCTGTGGCGGCATGACGGGGGCTGCCACGGTCTGGGAACGTCCGGTTCTGGCGATGTGTTGTGCGGGATCATTGCCGGCTTGGTGGCGCGTGGCGCTGAGCCGGTTCAAGCCGCGGTGTGGGGCGTATATCTGCACGGTCGCGCGGGTGAATCCCTCGCCCGCTCGATCGGTAGCTTGGGATTACTTGCACGAGAGCTGCCCATCGAGGTGCCTGCGATCTTGGACTCTCTTGCACCGCCACAGGGTTAG
- a CDS encoding BON domain-containing protein, whose protein sequence is MKISNMALSALAVAMLAAPGFAFAYGDGDKPKAAAEHAQHKDSAQPVDDTWITTKVKADLLTSSNVPGTEIKVETVNGVVTLSGTISSQAEKDKALKVARGIKGVKTVESAGLKVATR, encoded by the coding sequence ATGAAGATTTCAAACATGGCGCTTTCCGCGCTTGCAGTTGCAATGCTTGCCGCGCCGGGTTTTGCTTTCGCATATGGAGATGGCGATAAGCCCAAAGCGGCAGCTGAACACGCTCAGCATAAGGACTCTGCCCAGCCCGTGGATGACACATGGATTACCACGAAGGTGAAGGCTGATCTGTTGACCAGCTCCAATGTTCCCGGCACGGAGATCAAGGTCGAGACTGTTAATGGCGTAGTTACGCTGTCGGGCACCATTTCGTCTCAGGCCGAGAAGGATAAGGCACTGAAGGTTGCCCGTGGGATTAAGGGCGTCAAGACAGTGGAGTCGGCAGGCCTCAAGGTGGCCACTCGCTGA
- a CDS encoding DUF4142 domain-containing protein, translating into MKTHPLSVLAIACAVTLAITSCRNEPDAPTVDNDPTAEVAAPMDTTAADTTKPMQDTMASATKTGASESASLGVLNAINDHEIATGKQALAKGVTGDVAKYAQMMIDEHTKNRTETNALGPDANASDAQAQRQTSEQELATLDSKNASDYASAYVAAMVKGHADALQVLDTKLIPSATRPEVKSHLTATRGHVAEHLEKAKELETAAR; encoded by the coding sequence ATGAAGACACATCCCTTGAGCGTTCTTGCTATCGCATGTGCTGTCACGCTGGCAATTACGAGCTGCCGCAACGAGCCAGATGCGCCGACAGTCGATAACGATCCGACAGCGGAGGTCGCCGCCCCGATGGATACGACAGCCGCGGACACTACAAAGCCCATGCAGGACACCATGGCCAGTGCAACCAAGACAGGAGCTTCGGAGAGCGCGTCACTTGGTGTGCTCAATGCTATCAACGATCATGAAATCGCCACCGGAAAGCAAGCGTTGGCCAAGGGTGTTACAGGCGATGTGGCGAAGTATGCCCAGATGATGATTGACGAGCATACGAAGAATCGGACCGAAACTAATGCATTAGGTCCTGACGCAAATGCCTCCGATGCCCAAGCGCAGCGGCAAACAAGCGAGCAGGAGCTTGCCACATTGGATTCAAAGAACGCTTCTGACTATGCCAGCGCATACGTGGCGGCCATGGTCAAAGGTCACGCTGACGCGCTGCAGGTCCTGGACACTAAACTTATTCCAAGCGCAACACGCCCCGAGGTTAAAAGCCATCTGACTGCAACCCGAGGTCATGTGGCGGAGCACTTGGAGAAGGCAAAAGAACTCGAGACTGCCGCTCGCTAG
- a CDS encoding nuclear transport factor 2 family protein: MFRALAIATLIALAFSLSPHVFGQVADQQSSDTTPAKYIQALANELASAIVKRDVAAMEQLLADDYMDVNPDGVVSSRAQFIAEHKNSPATTNKFEAAEFGESGLKVRFYGDVAVLTGRSTWRGHTAEGHAFTGTLVSSMVAVKENGQWKIATTH; this comes from the coding sequence ATGTTTAGAGCACTGGCCATCGCTACGCTTATAGCCTTAGCGTTTTCTTTGTCTCCCCACGTGTTCGGCCAAGTGGCCGACCAACAATCGAGCGACACGACCCCAGCCAAATACATACAGGCTCTTGCCAACGAACTTGCAAGCGCCATTGTCAAGCGAGACGTCGCCGCGATGGAGCAGCTACTGGCCGACGACTACATGGACGTAAATCCAGATGGCGTAGTCAGTTCCAGAGCACAATTCATCGCTGAGCATAAGAACTCCCCAGCTACGACCAATAAGTTCGAAGCTGCTGAGTTCGGAGAAAGCGGCTTAAAGGTGCGTTTCTACGGCGACGTGGCAGTGCTGACAGGGCGAAGCACTTGGCGTGGACACACGGCAGAGGGACATGCCTTTACCGGCACACTGGTGTCAAGCATGGTGGCTGTGAAAGAGAATGGGCAATGGAAAATTGCAACAACTCACTAA